The following nucleotide sequence is from Acidobacteriota bacterium.
AGCGCCGAAGGGGATGCACCGGAGCGTGGCCTTGGTCTCGTCCTTCACGCGGGCCTCGCAGTCGCCCGAGCCGCACCAGTGTCCCAGGAAGAAGCCGCCGCCCTCGATGCGCTCCCTAAAGTCGGCGTAGTCGTCCACGGGCCGGGTCCGCTCCTCGCGGAAGGCCAGGGCCCTCGCGAAGAGGGCCTTCTGGATGTCGTCGAGGAGGCCCCGGAGGACCTCCGGCGCGCGCTCCAGCGGGACCGTCTCCTTCTGGCGCTTCTCCCCGTCGCGCAGGTCCCGCGTGGGGACCCGCGGCACGGCCACGCACGCGCCCTGGTCCACGTCCCTCGGGCCGATCTCCAGCCGGACGGGGACGCCCTTCATCTCCCACTCGTTGAACTTGAAGCCCGGGCTCACCGTGTCCCGCTCGTCGAGGACCGCGCCGAAGCCCGCCTCCTTGAGGCGGGACTTCAGGGCTCCCGCGGCTTCGAGCACGCGCGCCCGGCCCGCGTCGTCCTTGTAGATGGGGACGATGACCACCTGCGTGGAGGCGAGGCGGGGCGGGAGCACGAGGCCCTGGTCGTCGCTGTGGGCCATGATGAGCGCTCCGATGAGACGCGTGGAGACGCCCCACGACGTCTGCCAGCAGTGCTGCCACTCGCCCTTCTCGTCCTGGAACTTCACGTCGAAGGCCCGGGCGAAGTTCTGGCCCAGGTCGTGGCTCGTCCCCGCCTGGAGGGCCTTCCCGTCCTGCATCATGGCCTCGATGCAGGTCGTCTGGAGGGCCCCCGCGAACTTCTCCGACTCGCTCTTGACGCCCTTGATCACGGGCACGGCCATCCACTCCTCCGCGAAGCGGGCGTAAATGTCGAGGATGCGCACCACCTCCTCCCACGCCTCTTCGTGGGTGGCGTGGGCCGTGTGACCCTCCTGCCAAAGGAACTCGGTCGTCCGCAGGAAGAGGCGAGTGCGCATCTCCCACCGGACCACGTTGGCCCACTGGTTCAAAAGGAGCGGCAGGTCGCGGTAACTGCGGATCCACTTGGCGTACATGGCGTACATGATGGTCTCGGAGGTGGGCCGCACGATGAGGGGCTCTTCGAGGACGCTGTCGGGAGAGGGCTCCACGCCCCCGCCCTCCTTGGCGCCGAGGCGGTGGTGGGTCACCACGGCGCACTCCTTGGCGAAGCCCTCCACGTGCTCGGCCTCCTTCGACAGGAAGGACATGGGGATGAAGAGGGGGAAGTAGGCGTTGACGTGGCCCGTCTCCTTGAACATCCCGTCCAGGGCCCGCTGGGTGGCTTCCCAAAGGGCGTAGCCCGTGGGGCGGATGACCATGCACCCCTTCACGGGGGAGTAGTCCGCCAGCTCGGCCTTCAGGACGATGTCCTGGTACCACTGGCTGTAGTCTTCGCCGCGGGGCGTGATCGCCTTCTCGTCGCGCTTGGCCATGGGGAGTCCTTCCTCGAAGTGTCCCGGCGTCCCTTGCCGGAAAGCCGCATCCTACCCGAAACCGCCTGATTTTGAAAGGGGAGCGAGGAAGCGGGAGCCCAAAGACAGGGTGGGAGAGACGCAGGGAGACCGGGGTGGAGTGGACTCCGGCCCGAGGGGGGGCGGGCGCGGCGTCCCGGTCCCCCGGCCACGTCTCGCCTCTCGAACCGCCCCCCTTTCCGTTCAGGCTTCCCTGCTTCTCTGTTTCCCGGCTTCCCTCTCCCTTGACCCCAACGTCTCCACGGGAAGAGAATGCGGGCAACCAGGAACCCGAAGAAAGGCGGTGCCCCATGAAGATCCTCGTGTTCGGCGGGAACGGGAAGATGGGGCGGGCGGTGGCCTACGACCTCGTCCGCGAAGATTCGGTGGAGCAGGTGGGGCTGGCCGCCCGGCGTCTGGACGCCCTGGACGCGGCGCGCAGGTGGCTCGACAGCCCGAAGGTGGCCATGCACGCTCTGGACGTGGCCGAGGCCGACGCGGTGAAGCGGCTCGCGGTCCGCTACGACGTGGTGGTGTCCACCCTCCCCGACCGCCACACCTCCTACGCCCTGGCCCAGGCGGTCCTGGAGGCGGGGGTCCACCACGTGGACATGCTGGAGGAGTACCACCTCCGCCCCGATCTGTACGAGACCGAGGGTCTGCGCCTGCCCGAGGGGATGGACCTCTACGCCTACGGGGACTACCTCCACGAGACGGCCCTTCGAAACGGGGTGACCTTTCTCGACGGCATCGGCTTCGCCCCGGGGCTCTCGAACCTCACCTGCGGGGAGGCCATCCGGAAACTCGACGAGGCCCACACCTGCATCGCCCGTGTGGGAGGCATCCCCTCCAAGGAGGCGGCGGCCAACCACCCCCTGCGGTACATGATCACCTGGGCGTTTTCCCACGTTTTGCGCGAGTACAACGTGAAGCTCTTCGTCCTCAAGGGAGGGAAGCAGGTGGAGGTGGACGCGGCCACGGACCGGGAGACTTTCCGCTTCGACCGCTTCGGGGTGGACGAGGTCCTCGAGTGCGCCGTCACGCCGGGCATGCCGAGCTTCATCTACACCCGGCCGGGCCTCAGGGAATTCTCCGAGAAGACGGTCCGCTGGCCGGGCCACTGGGGCGGCGTGGAAACGCTGAAGGAGTGCGGACTTCTGGACCTCGAACCGGTGGAGGTGAACGGCGCCCGGGTGGTTCCGAGGGAGGTTCTCCTGGCCTGCATCGAACCCCGGTTGAAGCCGCGTCCCGGGGAAGGCGACGTCTGCGTCATGTACAACACGGTGACGGGCATCCGGGGGGGAAAGCCCGTCCGGATCACCTACCACATGTGGGAAGGGCCTGACCCGGTGAGCGGCATCTCGGGCATGGGCCGCGTCACGGGATTTCCGGCGGCGATTTCCGCCGTCTTCATCGGGAAGGGGCTCATCAAGGAGCGCGGCCTCGTGGCCCCCGAAGACGCCATCGCCGGCCCCGTCTACGAGGAGTTTCTGAGGGAACTCGCCCGGAGGAACATCCGCATCCTGGAGACCGTGGACGCACAGGAGTCCTGACCGCTCCGGGAAGGCATCCGCGTTCCGAGCTGTTTCATCCTCTCCCGCCGCCCGGGAAGGGCGGATAGGGGAAGGAGCGCGGAGCCATGGACGCACTGGACCGGGGATTTCACGAGGCGCGCGGAGCGAACTTCCGGGCCCGCTACGGCCGCGAGCGGCTCACGGCCTACGGCCCCTTCGACCAGGAATACGAGGCCCTCGAGCGGTCCGCCGTTTTGCTGGATCTCTCGGACCACACCCGGGTGACCCTCTCGGGGGAGGACCGGGGCCGCTTCCTCAACGGTCTCGTCACCCAGCGGGTGGATGACCTCTTGCCCGGCACGGGCGCCCATGCCTGCTTCCTCGACCGGCGCTCCCACATCCTGGCCGAGGTCCGCGTTTTCGCGACGGAGGATTCGCTCCTGCTCGAAGGGGAGCCCGGCCTGGGTTCCTTCCTGGTGGAGAGGCTCCTGAAATACCGGCTTTCCTCCCGCGTGGCGGTCTCGGACTGGACCGAGGGCTCCTCCCTCCTTTCCGTCCAGGGACCGCTGGCCGGCGAGACCGTGGGGGCCGTTCTGGGTACGGACGGCGCGGGGCTTTCCCCCTGCGGCCACACCACGGCCTCCTTCGGAGGAGCGCCCGTCCGGATCCTCCGCGTTCCCCGAACGGGCCGGCCCGGACTGGACCTCCTCTGTCCCCGGACCCACGCCGGCGACCTCTGGCGCGCGCTCGCCGCGGCGGGGGCCCTGCCCGCGGGATGGGACCTGTTGGAGACGGCACGCACCGAAGCGGGCCTGCCGAGGTTCGGGGCGGACCTCACGGAGGAGACCCTCTTCCCCGAGGCCCGCCTTCCCGGCCACGTTTCGTGGGACAAGGGGTGCTATTTGGGGCAGGAGATCGTCGCACGGGTCCGGACGTACGGGAGCCTCAAGCGGGTCCGAACCGGGCTTCTCGTGGACGGTCCCGTGGAACCGGGCGACACCGTGAGGGTCAAAGGGCGCGACGCGGCCCCGCTCACTTCGGCGCGATTCTCTCCCCTGGTCGGCAAGACCTGCGCCTTCGCCTACCTCCATCCCGCCCTGGGCGCCGAGGAAGATGCCCGGATCCTCGTGGCCGGTCCGGCGGGCGAATACCCCGCCACCGTCGCCGCTTTTCCGTTTATCTGAGAAGGGACCCGCCCCGACGGGACGGATTACAATCCCTGGCGTTTCGCCGTATCCCTCCTCACAGCCGTCCCTCCTCGACGCCCCGGATGTAGGCCTCCACGTCGAACTTGCGGCGGCAGCCCCCCTCCGACATGGGGCGGATCAGGCCCAGCACGGGCTTGTTCGGAGGCCACGGGCGGTCGTGCTTGCCGCCCACGGCCCAGGCCACGCCCGCGTACCCGTTGGGATCCCGGCCATCGAGCTGGTACCGGTCGTTGAGGCGGACGGCGATCTCGAAGGCCTCCGCGGGCGAGGCCGTCCACTCGAGGATCTTCTTGGCCCAGTACATGCGGAGGTAGCCGTGCATCCAGCCGGTCCGGACCATCTGGGTCTGGGCGGCGTTCCAGAGGCGGTCGTGGGTGTCGGCCCCTTCCAGCCGGTCGGATCCGTAGAGATGCGTGCGGGGGTCTCCGGCGTGGGCGGTGAGGGTCTTGAGGGCCCAGGGCTCGCAACCGGAGAGTTGGTCGCAGCGGGGGTTGAAGGCCGCGAAGTTCACGGCCAGCTCCCGGCGCACGATGAGCTGCTCCAGGAAGGCCTCCCGGTCCTGAGCGGGTGCGGCCGCCTCCCGCACCGCGAGGGCCACCGTGCGGGGGCCGATGTGGCCGAAGTGCAGGTAGGGGGACAAGCGGCTCGTGGCCCGGCGCGACGGGTCGTTCCGCCCCGAGCCGTAGCCCGCCAGGCGCTCTCGGACGAAGGCGTCGAGGAGGGCCATCCCCCGGGAGGTCCCACCGACGAGGCCGGAAACGGGGGCCGCCGAGCGGTCCATGGGGAAGCCCTCGAGCCACGGGTCCTCGTGCGGTCGCGAGAAGAGCCCGGACCGGGGCTCCCAGCGGACTCTCGGCCGCGGATCCTCGACCGGTTCGAGAAAGGCGGGAAGGAGTCTCTGGATTCTCGGCCTCAGGGTGCGCGCCGCGTATTGCTCCTTCTCGAGAAGCGCCGAGGGGACGATGACATCGGCATCCACGGTCCAAAGGGGGACCCGGAGAACCTCCGCGGCCCGGCGGCGCCACCGCTCGGGCTCCCGGAGCGGGTTCTCGTCGCCCACCACGAGGGCCGGCCGGACCTCCTCGCAGAAGGCCGCCAGCCGGTGGTCCGGATAGGGTCGGAATACGAACCCCACCCCCCGCGCCCGAAGGGCCTCCGCCACGTCCCCAACTCCCTGGGCCAGGAAGGCGTAGTGGCGCCCATTGGCGTGGGGATAGAAGGGCACGGGCGCAAAGAAGGTGACCACCGGAAGCCCGAGGAGGTCGGCGGCGCGGACGGCCACGTCGAGGGCCGGGTTGTCCACCCCCCGCTGGGCCCTCTGCATCCAGTGCACGACGCAGGTGCCCTCGGGATCCGGAGGCCCCCCGCGGCGCACCCGGACCCTCGGGTCCCGGGCCAGGGCTTCGAGCGGGCCCGTCACGCCGGTTCCTTCCGGAAGGCGAAGGCGAAATACTGGCTCGGGTTGTAGAACTCCATCCCCCGGAAGCAGAGTCCGGCCTGGAGGATCAAGGCCTCCACGTCGTGGTGGTGCAGGCGGTGCTCGAAGGGGGGGCCTTCCTTCTGCCGGATCTTGGACCACTCCATGACGACGACGGGGGACCGGGGCTTGGCCACCCGGCCGAGCTCGCGGAGAAACGCGACCGGGTCCTGCGCTTCGTGGAGGACGAAGCAAGCCAGGACGAGGTCGGCCGCCCCGTCGGCAAGAGGAAGGCTGGCCTCTCCGCAGATTTTCGTCTCCACCCAGCCTGGGGGGCCCTTGGCGATCAGGTGCTCGAGCATCTCCTTTGAGACGTCCAGGGCCACCACGCGGCCCGACGGACCGACGATCCGGGACGCGGGGAGGCTGAAGAAACCCGTGCCCGCTCCCACGTCCGCGAAGGTCATTCCCCTTTTCAGGCCGATCTTCCGCAGGATTCCGGCCGGCGGCATGGCCCGGCGCCTCTCCGGGCTTTCCAGGCGCCCTACCTCGGCGGGGTTGAACTTCTTGGTCATTCCGCCTCCCTCGAAGCTCAGTCTTTCTAGCACGGGGGGGC
It contains:
- the proS gene encoding proline--tRNA ligase, with protein sequence MAKRDEKAITPRGEDYSQWYQDIVLKAELADYSPVKGCMVIRPTGYALWEATQRALDGMFKETGHVNAYFPLFIPMSFLSKEAEHVEGFAKECAVVTHHRLGAKEGGGVEPSPDSVLEEPLIVRPTSETIMYAMYAKWIRSYRDLPLLLNQWANVVRWEMRTRLFLRTTEFLWQEGHTAHATHEEAWEEVVRILDIYARFAEEWMAVPVIKGVKSESEKFAGALQTTCIEAMMQDGKALQAGTSHDLGQNFARAFDVKFQDEKGEWQHCWQTSWGVSTRLIGALIMAHSDDQGLVLPPRLASTQVVIVPIYKDDAGRARVLEAAGALKSRLKEAGFGAVLDERDTVSPGFKFNEWEMKGVPVRLEIGPRDVDQGACVAVPRVPTRDLRDGEKRQKETVPLERAPEVLRGLLDDIQKALFARALAFREERTRPVDDYADFRERIEGGGFFLGHWCGSGDCEARVKDETKATLRCIPFGAPAEAGKCLVCGGESPRRVIWARAY
- a CDS encoding saccharopine dehydrogenase C-terminal domain-containing protein, whose amino-acid sequence is MKILVFGGNGKMGRAVAYDLVREDSVEQVGLAARRLDALDAARRWLDSPKVAMHALDVAEADAVKRLAVRYDVVVSTLPDRHTSYALAQAVLEAGVHHVDMLEEYHLRPDLYETEGLRLPEGMDLYAYGDYLHETALRNGVTFLDGIGFAPGLSNLTCGEAIRKLDEAHTCIARVGGIPSKEAAANHPLRYMITWAFSHVLREYNVKLFVLKGGKQVEVDAATDRETFRFDRFGVDEVLECAVTPGMPSFIYTRPGLREFSEKTVRWPGHWGGVETLKECGLLDLEPVEVNGARVVPREVLLACIEPRLKPRPGEGDVCVMYNTVTGIRGGKPVRITYHMWEGPDPVSGISGMGRVTGFPAAISAVFIGKGLIKERGLVAPEDAIAGPVYEEFLRELARRNIRILETVDAQES
- a CDS encoding glycine cleavage T C-terminal barrel domain-containing protein is translated as MDALDRGFHEARGANFRARYGRERLTAYGPFDQEYEALERSAVLLDLSDHTRVTLSGEDRGRFLNGLVTQRVDDLLPGTGAHACFLDRRSHILAEVRVFATEDSLLLEGEPGLGSFLVERLLKYRLSSRVAVSDWTEGSSLLSVQGPLAGETVGAVLGTDGAGLSPCGHTTASFGGAPVRILRVPRTGRPGLDLLCPRTHAGDLWRALAAAGALPAGWDLLETARTEAGLPRFGADLTEETLFPEARLPGHVSWDKGCYLGQEIVARVRTYGSLKRVRTGLLVDGPVEPGDTVRVKGRDAAPLTSARFSPLVGKTCAFAYLHPALGAEEDARILVAGPAGEYPATVAAFPFI
- a CDS encoding deoxyribodipyrimidine photo-lyase, whose product is MTGPLEALARDPRVRVRRGGPPDPEGTCVVHWMQRAQRGVDNPALDVAVRAADLLGLPVVTFFAPVPFYPHANGRHYAFLAQGVGDVAEALRARGVGFVFRPYPDHRLAAFCEEVRPALVVGDENPLREPERWRRRAAEVLRVPLWTVDADVIVPSALLEKEQYAARTLRPRIQRLLPAFLEPVEDPRPRVRWEPRSGLFSRPHEDPWLEGFPMDRSAAPVSGLVGGTSRGMALLDAFVRERLAGYGSGRNDPSRRATSRLSPYLHFGHIGPRTVALAVREAAAPAQDREAFLEQLIVRRELAVNFAAFNPRCDQLSGCEPWALKTLTAHAGDPRTHLYGSDRLEGADTHDRLWNAAQTQMVRTGWMHGYLRMYWAKKILEWTASPAEAFEIAVRLNDRYQLDGRDPNGYAGVAWAVGGKHDRPWPPNKPVLGLIRPMSEGGCRRKFDVEAYIRGVEEGRL
- a CDS encoding methyltransferase domain-containing protein, giving the protein MTKKFNPAEVGRLESPERRRAMPPAGILRKIGLKRGMTFADVGAGTGFFSLPASRIVGPSGRVVALDVSKEMLEHLIAKGPPGWVETKICGEASLPLADGAADLVLACFVLHEAQDPVAFLRELGRVAKPRSPVVVMEWSKIRQKEGPPFEHRLHHHDVEALILQAGLCFRGMEFYNPSQYFAFAFRKEPA